Below is a window of Vicinamibacterales bacterium DNA.
CGTCAACGGCGCCGACGTCCGCCAGGACCCCGACGGGGTGCGGCGGTCGATCGGCGTCATTCCCCAGGCGATGACCAGCGACCTCGAGCTGAGCGTCGAAGAGAATCTGCTCATCTTCGCGAAGTTGTATGGCGTGCCGCGCGCCCGCCGCGAGAGGCTGATCAGCGATCTGCTGCACGCGGTGCAGCTCACCGAGTGGCGCGAGGCGCCGGTCAAGAACCTGTCGGGCGGGATGCGGCGGCGCGTCGAGATCGCGCGCGGCCTCGTCCACGAGCCGCGCATCTTCTTCCTCGACGAGCCGACGACCGGGCTCGATCCGGTCTCGCGCGTCGCGGTGTGGGAGATGCTGCGCAAGATCAAGGCGGAGCGCGACCTCACCGTGCTGCTGACGACACACTACATGGACGAGGCCGACAAGCTCTGCGACCGCATCGCCATCGTCGATCACGGCGAGTTGAAGGCGCTCGATTCCCCCGAGCGGCTGAAGGCGGCGACGCCTGGCGATCAGGTGACGCTCGACGACGTGTTCATTTACTACACCGGCCGCGACCTGCGCGACGCCCTGCAGGACGTCAGCCCGATGGATCGCACCGGCTTCATCCCGCGGCGGAGCTGAGCGATGGGACGCATCTGGGCGATCATCGAGCGCGAGCTGCGGCGGTTCCGCCGCAGCCCGATGTTGATCGTGGTGTCGATGGTGTTCCCGATCGTGCAGCTCGTCGTGCTCGGCTACGCGTTCGGCGGCAACGTCAAGCACCTGAAGGTGGCGATCGTCGATCAGGACCACGGCGTCGAGGCGATTCACGTGCGCGAGCTGGCGGGTGCCGCCTCGTCCGGCGCCCACACCATCGACGTGATCGAGTACCCCGACGAGCAGGCGGCGATCACCGATCTGCGCGACGGACGGATCAACGGCGTGCTGACCATTCCCAACGGCTTCTCGCGGCGCGTGCTGGCGAAGGCGGATCCGCACGTCGCGCTGATCGAGGACAACACCGACAACTTCGTGTCGGCGTCCCTGGCGGCGACGCTGGGAGGAATGGTGTCGGCCTATGGCCAGCCGGCCGGCCCGCCGCGGGTCGGCCTGGCGCCGCGCCTCGACGTCGTCGAGGTCTACCCCTACGTGCCCTACATCCAGTACCTGCTGCCCGGATCCATCGTCATGTCGATCTTCATGATGGTGATGATCGGCGGCGGCATCATCTTCATCGACGACAAGGCGCGCGGGCTGCACGAAGGCTATCTGGTGACGCCGATCACCAAGTTCGAGCTGATCGCCGGCTTCAACATCTCGGGCACGATCAAGGCGGTGCTGGCCGGGGTGTTCCTGACGATCATCGGGTCGCTCATCGCCGGCATTCCTGACCCGCTGGCGCCGCTGCGGCTGATCCGCCTGTTCGCGGTGATCGTCGTGACGGCGTTCGCGCTGATCAGCCTGATGTTCCTGCTGATGGTGAGGGTGACGGATCCGCTGCTGCCGCGCGCGGTGTTCGGCGTGCTGAACACCCTGTTGTACTTCCCGAGCGGCGCGGTCTATCCCCAGCAGGGTTTTCCCGGCTGGATGCAGGTGATCGCGGTGGTCGATCCCTTTACCTACGCCGTCCACGCGCTGAAGAGCCTGCTGCTGAAGAACACCGGCTTCGCCGCGATCAGTTATGACCTAGGGTTCCTCTTCGTCTTTTCGGCCGTCGCGATGACCGCGGCGACGCTGCTCTTCAAGCGGACGCTGTGACGAAGGCGCCAATGAGGGGGGGCCGCGCCGCGCGTCAGGACGACACCCGCGAGCGCCTGCTGCGCGAGGCCCGCCGGCTGTTTGCCGACCATGGGTTCGGGAACGTCACGGTCCGCGACATCTGCCGCGAGGCGCGGGCGAATGTGGCGGCGATCAATTACCACTTCGGCGACAAGCTCGGCCTGTATCGCGAGGTGGTCCAGCAGGCGATCGCGGCGATGGCCGCGACGAACGACGCGGCGCGGGCGGCCGGCGCGGGCTGTCCGCCGGAGGAGCAGCTGCGGCGCTTCCTGGTCGTCTTTCTCACCCGGATTCTCGAGCCGGGGCACGCCATGGTTCATCGGCTGCTGCAGCGGGAAGTGCAGGATCCGACGCCGCTGCTCGACGAGGTGGCGCAGCGGGGCATTCGTCCGCGTCTCGAGTATCTGTCCGGCATCGTCGCGGCGATGATCGGCGCCCGGCCCGACGAGGCGCACGTGCTGCAGTGCGTCGGCAGCATCAACGCGCAGGCGATCATCTACATGCCCAACCCAATCGCGGCGCGGCTCGGCTACGAGTTCACCGGCACGCCCGCGCAGATCGAGGAGGCCGCCGAGCACATCGCCGCGTTCTCCATCGCCGGGGTGCGGGCGGCGGGCCGGCGGCACTCCTGAGTTTCACCATTTTGCCATCCCGCTGGCGGCCCCGGTGGTAGCATTGATCCGGCCGCTCGACGGTCTCCATCACATGCCGGCACGACTTCCGTTCATCTTCGCGGCGCTGGTTTTCTGCGCCGCCTGCGGCTCCTCGGCGACGGCGCCGACGACCATCACTCCCACGAGTACCTCGTCGACGAATCTGTTTCAGGGCACGCTCGATCGCGGCGGGACCGCGACGCAGACCTACACCGCGCAGATCGCCGGGCCGGTCAGGCTGACGCTCGCCAACGTCTCCGTCGATCCCCATCAGCCGCTCGCGCAGGCGCTGACCATCGCGGTGGGCACGAGCGACTGCACCGCGTCGACGACCGGGCGCGTCGTTCCCGCGTTGACCGCGCAAGTGAGCGGCACCGTCGCCGCGGGCACGTTCTGCGTGATCGTGTCCGATCCCGATTCGCGCCTCACCCAGTCGGTCAACTTCAGCGTCGAGGTGACGATCGGCTCGCCGTCGGCGATCGCGACGGCGGCGGGGACGTCGATCTGGGCCACGAACCTCGGTCTAGGCACGAACGCCTCGGCATCGAGGCTGATTCCGACCTTCGGCGCGGGCACCCTCAAGGTGTCGCTCGATTCGCTGTCGTCGGGTGGCGGACAACTGGGCATGGGGCTCGGAATCCCCGGCCCGTCCGGCGTCGGCTGCGTGCCTGCGCAGGTGGCGGTCGGCGGCGCCGCGACGACGCTCTCGGCGGCCGTCGACTCGGGAGTCTACTGCGTGGAGGTCCACACCGTCGGGCAGACGCCTGGACTGGTCGGTTTCTCGACGACGATTTCTTACCCATAGTCCGTCCTGAGCGCCGGCACGGAGAAGCGGCGCCGACTCGTGAATGGCCCTCGCCACGACATGCGCTGGATGGGGTTCCGCGGCGGCCGGATTGGGGTAAGGTAGCAACTAGAAATGTCTGACAAAGACGATCGGCCAGGCGGCGTCAGCCGCCGGAACTTCCTCAAATCCACCGGCGTTGCGGGAGTGGCCGCGACGATTATCGCCCCCGCCGCCGGGCTGGCCGCGCAGAGCGGTCCCAAGACGCTCGGCCCCGGCGAGGTGCCGGTGCGCCTCAACGTCAACGGCCGCCAGCTCGATCTGATGATCGAGCCGCGGGTCACCTTGCTCGACGCCCTGCGCATGCGCGCGGATCTCACGGGCAACAAGCGCGGCTGCGACCGCGGCGCCTGCGGCGCCTGCACGATGCTGGTCGACGGCCGTACGGTCTACGCCTGCTCGACGCTGGCAATCGACGTCCAGGGCAAGACGATTCGCAATGTCGACGGCCTGGCGCGCGACGGTCAGCTTCACCCCGTGCAGCAGGCGTTCTGCGACAAGGACGCGCTGATGTGCGGCTTCTGCACGCCGGGCTTCGTGATGGCGAGCGTCGGTCTGCTCGAGAAGCACCCGAATCCGACGCCCGAGCAGATCAAGAAAGGGCTCGACGGCAATATCTGCCGCTGCGGCACGTTCACCCGCATCTTCGAAGCGGTCTCGAGCGTCAAGGGGGTGCAGCGTGGCTAGTCGCCAGGGCGGACGCGGCGGCGCGCCACAAGCCCCGCCGGTGGACCCAAAATACAACTGGCCGAAGACGCCGACCGTCGTCGGCACGCGAGTCAAACGCCTCGACGGTCCGGACAAGGTGAGCGGCCGCGCGAAGTACACCTTCGACGTCGCTCGCCCAGGCATGCTTTACGGGCGGATCGTCCGTTCCCCGTATCCGCACGCGCGCGTCACCGGCGTCGATCTGTCGGGCGCCCAGAAGGTGAAGGGGTTCAAGTCCGCGCTGATCGTCCGCGACCCGAAGGACGACAAGGCGAACACGGTGATGTACCAGGGGGACGAGGTGGCGGCGGTGGTTGCCGACACCGAGGAGCACGCAATCGACGCGGCGCGAGCCGTCAAGGTGGAGTACGAGGTGCTGCCGGCGGTGATCAGCGTCGACGCGGCGCTGGCCGGCAACGCGCCGGCGGTGTTCACCGGCGGCAACGTCCGCCAGGGGCAGACGCAGGAGTCGGGAGACCTGGCGGCCGGCTTCAAGTCCGCCGCGTTCACGCTCGACCAGACGTATTCGACGCACATCATCACGCACGTGTGCATGGAGTCGCACGGCACCGTCTGCGAGTGGGATGGCGACAAGCTGACCGCCTGGGTGACGACCCAGGGCGTCAATTCGGCGCGCGAGAACCTGGCGACCGGTCTCGGGATT
It encodes the following:
- a CDS encoding ATP-binding cassette domain-containing protein; the encoded protein is MSAIDVRGIVKRFGAFTAVNGISFTVEDGEIFGLLGPNGAGKSTLIRMMTTLLPPTEGTAIVNGADVRQDPDGVRRSIGVIPQAMTSDLELSVEENLLIFAKLYGVPRARRERLISDLLHAVQLTEWREAPVKNLSGGMRRRVEIARGLVHEPRIFFLDEPTTGLDPVSRVAVWEMLRKIKAERDLTVLLTTHYMDEADKLCDRIAIVDHGELKALDSPERLKAATPGDQVTLDDVFIYYTGRDLRDALQDVSPMDRTGFIPRRS
- a CDS encoding ABC transporter permease; this encodes MGRIWAIIERELRRFRRSPMLIVVSMVFPIVQLVVLGYAFGGNVKHLKVAIVDQDHGVEAIHVRELAGAASSGAHTIDVIEYPDEQAAITDLRDGRINGVLTIPNGFSRRVLAKADPHVALIEDNTDNFVSASLAATLGGMVSAYGQPAGPPRVGLAPRLDVVEVYPYVPYIQYLLPGSIVMSIFMMVMIGGGIIFIDDKARGLHEGYLVTPITKFELIAGFNISGTIKAVLAGVFLTIIGSLIAGIPDPLAPLRLIRLFAVIVVTAFALISLMFLLMVRVTDPLLPRAVFGVLNTLLYFPSGAVYPQQGFPGWMQVIAVVDPFTYAVHALKSLLLKNTGFAAISYDLGFLFVFSAVAMTAATLLFKRTL
- a CDS encoding CerR family C-terminal domain-containing protein, producing the protein MRGGRAARQDDTRERLLREARRLFADHGFGNVTVRDICREARANVAAINYHFGDKLGLYREVVQQAIAAMAATNDAARAAGAGCPPEEQLRRFLVVFLTRILEPGHAMVHRLLQREVQDPTPLLDEVAQRGIRPRLEYLSGIVAAMIGARPDEAHVLQCVGSINAQAIIYMPNPIAARLGYEFTGTPAQIEEAAEHIAAFSIAGVRAAGRRHS
- a CDS encoding 2Fe-2S iron-sulfur cluster-binding protein; translation: MSDKDDRPGGVSRRNFLKSTGVAGVAATIIAPAAGLAAQSGPKTLGPGEVPVRLNVNGRQLDLMIEPRVTLLDALRMRADLTGNKRGCDRGACGACTMLVDGRTVYACSTLAIDVQGKTIRNVDGLARDGQLHPVQQAFCDKDALMCGFCTPGFVMASVGLLEKHPNPTPEQIKKGLDGNICRCGTFTRIFEAVSSVKGVQRG